Proteins from a genomic interval of Demetria terragena DSM 11295:
- a CDS encoding heavy metal translocating P-type ATPase, whose product MTQNAVQSFAADHEVELAIEGMTCASCANRIERKLNKLAGVQASVNYATEKAKVTYAADVEPETLVETVEAAGYQARLPQPQRLDVDGQASEGSDDERLNPVRALRQRLLISAVLTVPVIAMAMVPAWQFTYWQWLSLTLAAPVVVWAAWPFHRAAWVNLRHGAATMDTLISVGTLAALGWSLYALFFGTAGEPGMTHPFEFTVERTDGSGNIYLEAAAGVTTFILAGRYLEARSKRQAGAALRALLEVGAKEVTVLREGQETRIPVEELTVGDHFVVRPGEKIATDGTVLDGSSAVDASMVTGESMPVEVGPTSAVVGGTVNAGGRLVIEANRVGADTQLAQMARMVEDAQNGKAQAQRLADRISGVFVPIVIGLSVATFGFWLGSGVGAATAFTAAVAVLIIACPCALGLATPTALMVGTGRGAQLGILIKGPEVLESTTGIDTVVLDKTGTVTTGQMVLVDVVCDDGENADQVLGLAGALERASEHPIAQAIAAAAAEQTGTFRAVEGFANVQGLGVQGVILDGDTSHAVLVGRPQLLADWSQPLSPSLQEAYDRAATQGRTAIAVGWDGRARGVLVVADAIKPSSTEAIRQLRDLGLRPVLLTGDHRAVAASVAAEVGIDTEDVIAEVMPADKVEVIAQLQAEGRRVAMVGDGVNDAAALAQADLGLAMGTGTDAAIEASDLTLVRGDLRVAADAIRLSRRTLATIKGNLFWAFAYNVAALPLAAAGLLNPMLAGAAMALSSVFVVTNSLRLRRFQAAAG is encoded by the coding sequence ATGACTCAGAACGCAGTTCAGTCTTTCGCTGCAGACCACGAGGTAGAACTCGCCATCGAGGGGATGACCTGCGCATCGTGCGCCAATCGCATTGAGCGCAAGCTCAACAAGCTTGCTGGCGTCCAGGCGAGTGTCAACTATGCGACGGAGAAGGCGAAGGTCACCTACGCCGCCGATGTCGAGCCGGAGACGCTCGTGGAGACGGTCGAAGCGGCCGGGTACCAGGCGCGTCTGCCACAACCTCAGAGGCTTGACGTGGACGGGCAGGCGAGCGAGGGCTCCGACGACGAGCGTCTCAACCCGGTGCGTGCGCTGCGCCAACGCCTGCTGATCTCGGCGGTGCTCACGGTTCCGGTGATTGCGATGGCGATGGTCCCGGCATGGCAGTTCACCTACTGGCAGTGGCTGTCCTTGACGCTCGCGGCGCCGGTCGTGGTGTGGGCTGCTTGGCCGTTCCACCGTGCGGCGTGGGTCAACCTGCGCCACGGCGCCGCGACGATGGACACGCTCATCTCGGTGGGGACGCTGGCGGCTCTCGGGTGGTCGCTCTACGCGCTGTTCTTCGGCACCGCAGGCGAACCCGGCATGACCCACCCCTTCGAGTTCACCGTCGAGCGCACCGACGGCAGCGGCAACATCTACCTCGAGGCTGCCGCCGGGGTCACCACCTTCATCCTGGCCGGCCGATATCTTGAGGCGCGGTCCAAGCGTCAGGCTGGCGCAGCCTTGCGGGCGCTACTCGAAGTCGGCGCCAAAGAGGTGACAGTCCTGCGGGAGGGGCAGGAAACGCGAATCCCGGTGGAAGAACTGACTGTTGGCGATCACTTCGTCGTGCGTCCCGGCGAGAAGATCGCCACCGATGGAACGGTCCTCGACGGGTCATCAGCCGTCGATGCCTCCATGGTGACGGGGGAGTCGATGCCGGTCGAGGTCGGGCCTACCAGCGCCGTCGTCGGTGGGACGGTCAACGCGGGCGGGCGCCTTGTCATCGAGGCGAACCGGGTTGGCGCCGACACCCAACTTGCCCAGATGGCGCGCATGGTCGAAGACGCCCAGAACGGGAAAGCCCAGGCGCAACGTCTTGCGGACCGGATCTCGGGGGTCTTTGTCCCGATCGTGATCGGCCTGTCGGTGGCCACCTTTGGCTTCTGGCTCGGCTCCGGAGTTGGCGCCGCCACGGCGTTTACCGCAGCGGTGGCGGTGCTCATCATTGCCTGCCCGTGCGCCCTCGGACTGGCGACACCGACCGCGCTCATGGTCGGTACGGGGCGCGGCGCCCAGTTAGGCATCCTGATCAAGGGGCCAGAGGTCTTGGAGTCCACGACCGGCATTGACACGGTGGTGCTCGACAAGACGGGCACTGTCACGACCGGTCAGATGGTGTTGGTCGACGTCGTCTGCGACGACGGCGAGAATGCGGACCAAGTCTTGGGCCTCGCCGGGGCGCTGGAGCGGGCCTCTGAGCACCCGATCGCCCAGGCGATCGCCGCTGCTGCAGCCGAGCAGACAGGCACATTCCGTGCGGTCGAAGGCTTTGCCAACGTCCAGGGTCTTGGCGTCCAGGGTGTGATTCTGGACGGAGACACCAGCCACGCGGTGCTCGTTGGTCGGCCCCAGCTGCTCGCCGACTGGTCACAGCCGCTCTCTCCGTCGCTGCAGGAGGCGTACGACCGCGCTGCGACACAAGGGCGTACGGCCATCGCGGTCGGCTGGGACGGTCGCGCACGCGGTGTGCTGGTCGTGGCTGACGCCATCAAACCGTCGTCGACCGAAGCCATCCGGCAGCTGCGGGATCTCGGTCTCCGTCCGGTGCTGCTGACCGGAGATCATCGCGCGGTCGCTGCGTCGGTGGCCGCAGAAGTCGGCATTGACACCGAGGACGTCATCGCTGAGGTCATGCCGGCCGACAAGGTCGAGGTGATCGCCCAGCTGCAGGCAGAGGGGCGGCGCGTAGCCATGGTCGGCGATGGAGTCAACGACGCTGCGGCGCTCGCTCAGGCGGACTTGGGGTTGGCGATGGGAACGGGAACAGACGCCGCGATCGAGGCCTCGGATCTGACGCTCGTGCGCGGAGACCTGCGCGTGGCGGCCGACGCGATCCGACTATCGCGGCGCACGTTGGCCACCATCAAAGGCAACCTGTTCTGGGCGTTCGCTTATAACGTCGCGGCGCTTCCATTAGCGGCGGCAGGTTTGTTAAACCCGATGCTCGCCGGAGCGGCGATGGCGTTGTCCTCGGTCTTCGTGGTGACCAATAGCCTGCGTCTGCGCCGTTTCCAGGCCGCTGCGGGTTAA
- a CDS encoding GNAT family N-acetyltransferase codes for MLRTFGATRPLGARDDKEALRVCGQDPLRNVFVAARVMEGGLLASGSALGVSDDGQLRAVCWTSANIVPVECDDAALEALLPRLRRHRRRASSIFGAAEQVLPLWDRLNRSWGTPRSFRAQQPMLAVTSLPSRCGREIDPRVRPARPDELDLVLPASVSMFTEEIGYPPFTGSDRDYRNMVAHLIAGGHTFVVMENGRVVFKADVGSCALGVAQIQGVWVAPDRRGKGIAVPAMNAVVEHVLATIAPTATLYVNGYNEPALRTYQHAGFEQVATFATVIL; via the coding sequence GTGCTGCGGACATTTGGCGCGACTCGACCCCTGGGCGCGCGGGACGACAAGGAGGCATTGCGTGTGTGCGGGCAGGACCCGCTGCGCAATGTTTTCGTTGCCGCGCGGGTGATGGAGGGGGGTCTCCTGGCCTCCGGTTCGGCGCTTGGTGTGTCCGACGACGGCCAGTTGCGCGCTGTGTGCTGGACATCGGCCAACATCGTTCCGGTTGAGTGCGATGACGCTGCATTGGAAGCCCTCTTGCCACGCCTGCGCAGGCACCGTCGGCGCGCGTCCTCGATCTTCGGAGCGGCCGAGCAGGTGCTTCCGCTCTGGGACCGGCTGAACCGCAGTTGGGGTACGCCACGCTCCTTTCGGGCCCAGCAACCGATGCTGGCCGTCACCTCGCTGCCCTCGCGTTGCGGCCGTGAGATCGACCCACGGGTGCGTCCGGCGCGACCCGACGAACTGGACCTCGTCCTGCCTGCGTCGGTGTCGATGTTCACTGAAGAGATCGGCTATCCGCCCTTTACCGGGTCGGACCGCGACTACCGCAACATGGTCGCGCACCTCATCGCGGGCGGGCATACCTTCGTGGTGATGGAGAATGGGCGAGTGGTGTTCAAGGCCGATGTTGGGTCCTGCGCGCTAGGTGTCGCGCAGATTCAGGGCGTATGGGTCGCGCCTGACCGCCGAGGCAAGGGCATCGCGGTTCCGGCGATGAACGCGGTCGTCGAACACGTGCTGGCGACCATCGCGCCGACAGCGACGTTGTACGTCAACGGCTACAACGAGCCAGCGCTGCGGACCTACCAGCATGCAGGATTCGAGCAGGTCGCCACCTTTGCGACCGTGATCCTCTGA
- a CDS encoding MSMEG_1061 family FMN-dependent PPOX-type flavoprotein: MKPGPDLSALPRITTVDELVAVVGEPEIAVRDKVQHSLDEVDREFLAASPLCFVATRGSHGADVSPKGDPPGFAVVLDDRTIALPERAGNKRVDGYHNLLEDDRVGLIFLVPGQGYTLRINGRAQLVTDGPFFDDMVVRGHRPELAMVVQIDEVFNHCPKAFMRSKTWKPETWDPDRTLGYADLAKRKWRRADDPREVEEHYSPQTYDRQLYPSD, from the coding sequence ATGAAACCCGGCCCCGACCTATCTGCACTCCCGCGAATCACCACCGTCGATGAGTTGGTCGCCGTCGTGGGCGAGCCTGAGATTGCCGTTCGTGACAAGGTGCAGCACTCGCTCGACGAGGTCGATCGAGAGTTCCTTGCCGCGTCCCCACTGTGCTTCGTCGCGACACGGGGTTCACATGGGGCCGATGTCTCCCCCAAGGGCGACCCGCCTGGCTTTGCGGTCGTCCTGGATGACCGCACCATCGCCCTGCCGGAGCGTGCTGGAAACAAGCGCGTCGATGGGTACCACAATCTGCTGGAGGACGATCGGGTTGGCCTGATCTTCCTGGTTCCGGGCCAGGGATACACCTTGCGCATCAACGGGCGAGCTCAGTTGGTCACCGACGGCCCGTTCTTCGATGACATGGTCGTGCGTGGTCACCGCCCTGAGCTGGCGATGGTGGTGCAGATCGATGAGGTTTTCAACCACTGCCCCAAGGCGTTCATGAGGTCTAAGACCTGGAAACCAGAGACGTGGGACCCGGACCGCACCCTGGGGTACGCCGACCTCGCCAAGCGCAAGTGGCGGCGCGCTGACGATCCTCGTGAGGTCGAGGAGCACTACTCGCCGCAGACCTACGACCGGCAGCTGTACCCAAGCGACTGA
- the folP gene encoding dihydropteroate synthase: MGSIVNDVVPASPQPSTALRLRDTVFDASRPAVMAIINRTTDSFWSGNRHADLNSAKQALQEAVEQGADMVDVGGVRAGQQGEEVDAAEEIRRVVPFLEHARSTYPTLILSLDTWRAEVAREAGAVVDLINDTWAGHDPALVEVAAELGAGVVCSHTGGLPPRTDPSDMRYADDQGDDELAVVRDVLRTLRRGAHHALRAGVPAERILLDPTLDFGKTTRHSLTVLRHTSSVSSLGFPVLQALSRKDFIGETLDLPADDRLEGTLAATAVAAWLGTTVFRAHDVRATRRVIDMVASIRGDRPPNLAVRGEPNDAQERR; this comes from the coding sequence GTGGGCAGCATCGTCAACGACGTTGTGCCCGCTTCCCCTCAGCCCAGCACTGCCTTGAGGTTGCGCGACACCGTGTTCGACGCGTCTCGTCCCGCCGTCATGGCCATCATCAACCGCACCACTGACTCGTTCTGGTCAGGCAATCGTCACGCCGACCTGAACTCCGCCAAGCAGGCGCTCCAGGAGGCCGTGGAGCAGGGCGCCGACATGGTCGACGTCGGCGGGGTTCGCGCGGGCCAGCAAGGCGAGGAGGTCGACGCCGCCGAAGAAATCCGCCGGGTAGTGCCCTTTCTTGAGCACGCACGCTCGACCTATCCCACACTGATTCTGAGCCTCGACACCTGGCGAGCCGAGGTCGCCCGGGAAGCCGGAGCCGTCGTGGATTTGATCAACGACACCTGGGCTGGCCATGACCCCGCACTGGTCGAAGTCGCCGCCGAACTGGGAGCCGGCGTGGTGTGCTCTCATACCGGCGGGCTGCCGCCTCGGACCGACCCGTCCGACATGCGCTATGCCGACGACCAAGGTGACGACGAACTGGCCGTCGTACGCGACGTGCTCCGAACGCTCCGACGCGGTGCGCATCACGCGCTACGGGCGGGAGTCCCCGCCGAGCGAATTCTCCTGGACCCCACCTTGGACTTCGGCAAAACCACCCGGCATTCCCTGACAGTCCTTCGGCATACGTCGTCGGTCAGTTCACTGGGATTCCCTGTACTGCAGGCGCTTTCGCGTAAGGACTTCATCGGCGAAACGCTCGACCTACCCGCTGATGACCGTCTCGAAGGCACGCTCGCGGCCACCGCCGTTGCCGCATGGTTGGGGACGACGGTCTTTCGAGCGCATGACGTACGCGCCACTCGCCGGGTCATCGACATGGTTGCTTCTATCCGCGGCGACCGACCGCCCAACCTCGCTGTCCGTGGCGAACCGAACGATGCTCAGGAGCGACGATGA
- a CDS encoding cysteine desulfurase-like protein → MTIDVPSVRAQFPALAHGGAFFDGPGGTQVPQSVAEAVSTTLTGPISNRGPLTPASRRADEVTMSARGAMADLTGVPSEAVVFGRSMTALTYDVARTMAKDWGPGDEVVVSRLDHDGNIRPWVDAARAVGAMVRWAEFDTDTGELTTSSIEEVLSARTRLVAFTGASNLIGTRPDVSAITRVVREAGALSYVDGVHLTPHAFVDVAAMGADLYAFSPYKFCGPHLGVLVGRTEVLEELRPDKLLPSANQVPERFELGTLPYELLAGATAAVDFLAGLAGPWSGQRRKALSLSLAALDDAEDTLREQAEDGLAQVEGLRLWGRAAQRTPTLLFTVEGVESARIAERLAAEGVYAPAGSFYALEASRALGLGDSGGVRVGMAPYTSGDEVARLVDGVRRAVQIERN, encoded by the coding sequence ATGACCATCGATGTCCCCTCTGTGCGCGCTCAGTTCCCGGCTCTGGCCCATGGTGGGGCCTTCTTCGACGGGCCTGGCGGCACCCAGGTGCCGCAGAGTGTCGCGGAGGCCGTGTCGACCACGCTGACTGGCCCGATCTCCAACCGCGGTCCGCTGACGCCCGCGTCTCGACGTGCCGATGAGGTCACCATGAGCGCGCGCGGTGCCATGGCCGACCTCACGGGCGTGCCGTCGGAGGCGGTGGTCTTCGGTCGCAGCATGACGGCACTGACCTATGACGTGGCGCGGACAATGGCCAAGGACTGGGGCCCGGGTGACGAGGTTGTGGTCAGCCGACTCGACCACGACGGGAACATTCGACCCTGGGTCGATGCCGCTCGTGCGGTCGGGGCGATGGTGCGTTGGGCCGAATTCGACACGGACACGGGCGAACTCACGACCAGTTCCATCGAAGAAGTGTTGTCGGCGCGAACCCGCCTCGTAGCATTCACCGGCGCGTCGAACCTCATCGGCACTCGCCCCGACGTCTCGGCCATCACCCGCGTGGTCCGAGAGGCCGGTGCGCTGTCCTATGTCGATGGCGTGCACCTGACACCGCACGCTTTTGTCGATGTGGCTGCGATGGGCGCGGATCTGTATGCGTTCTCGCCCTACAAGTTCTGCGGTCCGCACCTCGGCGTGCTGGTGGGACGTACTGAGGTGTTGGAAGAGCTTCGGCCCGACAAATTACTGCCCAGCGCGAACCAGGTGCCCGAGCGGTTCGAGTTGGGCACCTTGCCGTACGAACTCCTTGCCGGCGCGACCGCTGCGGTCGACTTCCTCGCCGGGTTGGCAGGGCCATGGTCGGGGCAGCGGCGGAAGGCGCTCAGCCTGTCGTTGGCGGCGCTAGACGATGCCGAGGACACCTTGCGCGAGCAGGCCGAGGACGGCCTGGCACAAGTGGAGGGACTACGGCTCTGGGGGCGTGCCGCTCAGCGCACGCCGACGCTTCTCTTCACGGTCGAGGGAGTCGAGTCCGCCCGAATCGCTGAGCGCCTGGCCGCAGAGGGGGTCTATGCGCCAGCCGGATCGTTCTATGCGTTGGAGGCCTCACGCGCACTTGGGCTCGGTGACAGTGGGGGCGTACGTGTGGGCATGGCGCCCTATACCTCCGGTGATGAGGTCGCCCGCCTAGTCGACGGCGTTCGCCGAGCAGTCCAGATCGAACGCAATTGA
- a CDS encoding maleylpyruvate isomerase family mycothiol-dependent enzyme, translating into MPTSVTFEAHLDALALATARIHAYGDAAGLDAAVPTCRGWSVQDLVAHQGMVHRWASNIVRELPRRATDAWEQEGRGVSDPMAWLGHGSDVLRAALMQAPPDLDVWFLLPNGPAPRDAWARRQCHETTMHAVDALSAQLGRVPLAREADLPADIAADGVDEMLTGFAARPSVELRSPEPLTAEVRAHDTGDVWRIQISDQPLIVERTTTAGAAASVVYGTAAQLYLGLWNRGNEMSSEGHDLVPLWRNRVKVSWS; encoded by the coding sequence ATGCCCACTTCGGTCACCTTTGAAGCGCACTTGGACGCCCTTGCCCTGGCGACCGCGCGGATTCATGCCTATGGCGATGCCGCTGGCCTGGACGCCGCGGTGCCGACCTGCCGCGGATGGAGCGTTCAAGACTTGGTCGCCCATCAGGGGATGGTTCATCGCTGGGCGTCCAATATCGTGCGCGAACTCCCCCGACGCGCTACAGATGCCTGGGAGCAAGAAGGGCGCGGAGTCAGCGACCCCATGGCCTGGCTCGGGCACGGCTCAGATGTCCTGCGCGCCGCTTTGATGCAGGCGCCACCGGACCTGGACGTGTGGTTCCTGCTTCCCAACGGACCCGCCCCTCGGGACGCGTGGGCACGCAGACAGTGCCACGAGACCACGATGCACGCCGTCGACGCACTGTCGGCTCAGCTCGGGCGGGTCCCCTTAGCCCGTGAGGCCGACCTGCCCGCCGACATCGCGGCCGATGGCGTCGATGAGATGCTCACCGGTTTCGCGGCACGCCCGAGTGTTGAACTTCGCTCACCGGAACCCCTCACCGCCGAGGTCCGCGCGCACGACACGGGTGATGTGTGGCGCATTCAGATCTCCGACCAACCGCTGATCGTCGAACGGACGACCACCGCCGGGGCCGCGGCCAGCGTGGTGTACGGCACCGCCGCGCAGCTCTACCTCGGTCTGTGGAATCGAGGAAACGAGATGTCCAGCGAGGGGCACGACCTAGTGCCGCTGTGGCGCAACCGAGTGAAGGTCAGCTGGTCCTGA
- a CDS encoding ABC1 kinase family protein: MNVIGVILGAIVNALLIGIVARRLLGVPVGWPRTLILSLVANSAAAELLPWALENLGLSKAAGAGSATEDQAVLVLVTVLLVAWLVALEVGLLAILEALVPTGSVPGPVELVRTAPARWRRTRRYVVIGRIAVRHGLGRYLTPRSRGDDQPASTTARALREALTAGGVTFVKLGQMLGTRPDVLPAEYIEELSRLHANVPPQEWAQVEQTLASEMGRPTSEVFTDIDREPLAAASVGQVHRATLLDGSPVVVKIQRSDARAQVTADLDIVMRLARWLQRTAPWARRLGVLDLASGFSSALEEELDYRVEASNVAAVSAALPKESPIQVPIVHEQISSRRVLVMDLMPGQPLSNARAVVSEIPAERRAELADGLLGTVLAQVLDTGVFHADLHAGNVLIDEQARLSLLDFGSVGRLDRGARTSLGLLMLAVDRQDAAAATGALTDLLDAPGALDDRALERDVGQLIMRFGHVRGQAAEMFVALLRLVLRHGLSVPPGVAAAFRSLGALEGTLRLLNPRIDLVGAAREQGRAVVADRVTPEGIKAELTDQLSGLLPMVQRLPRRLNSVVEDLHTGSLTVTVRTLQDPGERRFVTNLVQQLVITLLTATTALCGVLLALAQQGPVIGGTLRLTTYLGLVLLLFAFVLGCRAVVLIFRGSYETRRE; encoded by the coding sequence ATGAACGTCATCGGGGTGATTCTCGGAGCCATTGTCAACGCTCTGCTCATCGGGATCGTGGCCAGGCGCCTGCTCGGTGTGCCAGTCGGATGGCCGCGCACCCTCATCCTCAGTCTGGTCGCCAACAGCGCGGCGGCTGAGTTGCTGCCCTGGGCTTTAGAGAATCTCGGCCTGAGCAAGGCCGCGGGCGCCGGATCCGCCACGGAGGACCAGGCCGTGCTGGTCCTGGTCACCGTGCTGCTGGTCGCCTGGCTCGTTGCTCTTGAAGTGGGATTGCTTGCGATTCTGGAGGCACTCGTCCCCACCGGGAGCGTGCCAGGCCCAGTCGAGCTCGTACGCACCGCGCCCGCACGTTGGCGTCGCACTCGTCGCTACGTCGTGATCGGGCGGATCGCGGTGCGCCATGGCCTGGGCCGCTATCTCACGCCGCGCTCGCGCGGCGACGATCAGCCGGCCTCCACGACCGCGCGCGCCCTGCGTGAGGCACTGACCGCCGGCGGCGTGACCTTCGTCAAGCTCGGCCAGATGCTTGGTACTCGGCCAGATGTCCTTCCCGCCGAGTACATCGAGGAGCTGTCCCGCCTCCACGCAAATGTCCCGCCGCAAGAGTGGGCCCAGGTCGAGCAGACGCTGGCCAGCGAGATGGGGCGACCGACATCAGAGGTCTTCACTGACATCGACCGTGAACCCTTGGCAGCGGCCTCGGTCGGGCAGGTACACCGGGCAACACTGCTGGACGGATCGCCGGTCGTGGTCAAGATTCAGCGATCGGATGCACGGGCTCAGGTCACCGCGGATCTGGACATTGTGATGCGCCTGGCACGGTGGCTGCAGCGCACGGCTCCATGGGCGCGCCGCCTTGGAGTCCTGGACCTGGCGTCCGGTTTTTCGTCGGCGCTGGAGGAAGAACTCGACTATCGCGTCGAGGCGAGCAATGTCGCCGCCGTCAGTGCGGCGTTGCCGAAGGAATCGCCCATCCAGGTGCCGATCGTCCATGAGCAGATCAGTTCGCGTCGGGTGCTGGTCATGGACCTGATGCCCGGGCAGCCGCTCTCGAACGCCCGCGCTGTCGTGAGTGAGATCCCCGCCGAGCGCCGCGCAGAGCTCGCCGACGGTTTGCTTGGCACCGTCCTGGCCCAGGTCCTGGATACCGGCGTATTCCACGCCGACTTGCACGCCGGCAATGTGCTGATCGACGAGCAGGCGCGGTTGTCCCTGCTCGACTTCGGTTCGGTGGGCCGCCTCGACCGCGGGGCGCGTACCTCGTTGGGGCTGCTCATGCTGGCCGTCGATCGACAGGATGCGGCCGCCGCCACGGGGGCGCTCACCGACCTTTTGGATGCTCCCGGCGCGCTCGATGACCGTGCCCTGGAGCGGGACGTCGGCCAACTCATCATGAGATTCGGTCACGTCCGCGGGCAAGCCGCCGAGATGTTCGTGGCTCTGCTGCGGTTGGTGTTGAGGCACGGGCTGTCCGTACCGCCGGGTGTCGCGGCCGCTTTCCGCTCCCTGGGTGCGCTCGAGGGCACGCTGCGGCTGCTGAATCCTCGGATCGACCTCGTCGGTGCCGCCAGAGAGCAAGGGCGTGCGGTCGTTGCCGACCGCGTCACGCCGGAGGGAATCAAGGCAGAACTCACCGACCAACTGTCGGGCCTGTTGCCGATGGTGCAACGCCTTCCACGACGCCTCAACAGTGTCGTGGAGGACCTGCATACCGGCTCCTTGACCGTGACGGTGCGGACCCTTCAGGACCCCGGCGAGCGGCGATTTGTCACCAACCTGGTGCAGCAGTTGGTCATCACGCTTCTCACGGCCACCACAGCACTATGCGGAGTCCTGCTTGCTCTCGCGCAGCAAGGACCCGTGATCGGAGGCACGTTGCGCCTCACCACCTACCTCGGTTTGGTGCTGCTGTTGTTTGCCTTCGTGCTGGGTTGTCGAGCCGTGGTACTCATCTTCCGCGGCAGCTATGAGACCCGCCGCGAGTAG
- a CDS encoding proline--tRNA ligase, producing MRMSTLFLRTLREDPADAELPGHRLLVRAGYVRRVAPGVFTWLPLGLRVLQKVEHIVREEMNAIGAQEVRMPALLPREPYDTTGRWTEYGDDMFRLQDRKDADMLLGPTHEEIFCLTVKDLYNSYKDFPLSLYQIQTKYRDEIRPRAGLLRGREFIMKDSYSFDVDQAGLEKAYDAHRGAYIKIFDRLGFEYVIVQADSGAMGGSASEEFLAISEHGEDTFVRDEHGYSANVEAVEIPQAPEVDASGVPAAQVYDSLNAGTVATQAAELNEKHPRNDGREWGEGDILKNVVVMLVHPDGTREPLAVGLPGDREVDDKRLETQVKPAEVEPFTDADFAKHPALAKGYIGPGALGADKPAGIRYLLDPLVAVGSAWATGADERGKHVMNLVNGRDFTADGTIQAARLRDGDPSPDGHGTLRAARGMEMGHVFQLGTKYAEALGLKVLDENGKLATVTMGSYGIGVSRAVAAVAENNVDEAGLCWPRTLAPADVHLVATGKDEATYIKAEEVVSQLEAQGVSVLYDDRRKVSPGVKFKDAELLGVPTILVLGRGLADGVVELKDRRSGDGRDVPVDDVIAEVVREVRN from the coding sequence ATGCGTATGTCGACCCTGTTCCTGCGAACCCTTCGTGAGGACCCGGCCGACGCGGAGTTGCCGGGCCACCGGTTGCTGGTTCGCGCGGGCTATGTCCGCCGGGTAGCGCCCGGAGTATTCACCTGGCTACCGCTTGGTCTGCGGGTGCTGCAGAAGGTGGAGCACATCGTCCGCGAAGAGATGAACGCGATCGGTGCCCAGGAAGTACGGATGCCCGCGCTGCTGCCACGCGAGCCGTACGACACGACGGGGCGCTGGACCGAGTACGGCGATGACATGTTCCGTCTGCAGGACCGCAAGGACGCCGACATGCTGCTCGGCCCCACGCACGAGGAGATTTTCTGCCTCACGGTGAAGGATCTGTACAACTCGTACAAGGATTTCCCGCTGTCGCTCTACCAGATCCAGACGAAGTACCGCGACGAGATCCGTCCGCGGGCGGGCCTGTTGCGCGGCCGCGAGTTCATCATGAAGGACTCCTACTCCTTCGACGTCGACCAGGCTGGCCTGGAGAAGGCGTACGACGCCCACCGCGGGGCATACATCAAGATCTTTGATCGGCTCGGCTTCGAGTACGTCATCGTTCAGGCCGATTCCGGTGCCATGGGCGGCTCAGCATCCGAGGAGTTCCTCGCGATCAGTGAGCATGGAGAAGACACATTCGTGCGCGACGAGCACGGCTACTCCGCCAATGTCGAGGCGGTCGAGATCCCGCAGGCGCCGGAGGTCGACGCCTCTGGGGTGCCCGCGGCGCAGGTCTACGACAGCCTCAACGCCGGGACGGTCGCCACTCAGGCTGCCGAACTCAACGAGAAGCATCCGCGGAATGACGGGCGGGAGTGGGGTGAGGGCGACATCCTCAAGAACGTCGTCGTCATGCTCGTCCACCCCGATGGCACGCGCGAGCCGCTGGCGGTCGGCCTGCCTGGTGACCGGGAGGTCGACGACAAGCGCCTCGAGACCCAGGTGAAGCCGGCTGAGGTTGAGCCATTCACGGATGCTGACTTCGCCAAGCATCCTGCGCTCGCGAAGGGCTATATCGGACCGGGCGCACTCGGCGCGGACAAGCCCGCTGGCATCCGATACCTGCTCGACCCGCTGGTCGCCGTCGGCTCGGCGTGGGCGACGGGCGCCGATGAGCGCGGCAAGCACGTCATGAATCTGGTCAACGGCCGTGATTTCACCGCCGATGGAACCATCCAGGCGGCGCGTTTGCGCGACGGCGACCCAAGCCCTGATGGGCATGGCACCCTGCGGGCCGCGCGCGGGATGGAGATGGGGCACGTCTTCCAGCTCGGCACGAAGTACGCCGAGGCGCTGGGCCTGAAGGTGCTCGACGAGAACGGCAAACTCGCGACCGTGACGATGGGGTCATACGGCATCGGCGTCTCGCGCGCCGTCGCCGCCGTTGCTGAGAACAATGTCGACGAGGCGGGCCTGTGCTGGCCGCGGACCCTCGCTCCCGCGGATGTGCACCTGGTCGCGACCGGCAAAGATGAGGCGACGTACATCAAGGCTGAGGAAGTCGTCAGTCAGCTAGAGGCCCAAGGGGTTTCGGTGCTTTACGACGACCGTAGGAAGGTCTCTCCGGGGGTGAAGTTCAAGGACGCCGAGCTGCTGGGTGTGCCGACCATCCTGGTCCTGGGCCGCGGTTTGGCCGATGGTGTGGTCGAGCTCAAGGACCGCCGCAGCGGCGACGGCCGCGACGTCCCCGTCGATGACGTCATCGCCGAAGTTGTCCGCGAGGTACGCAACTGA